The Streptosporangiales bacterium genomic interval CACGTGCACGTGATCAACGTGGACTTCACCTCGTGCCGGGACGAGGTGAAGTCCATGTCGGTGAGGTGAAGCTCCGCCGATGACCCTCGCAGCGCACCTGTGAACGGCACCCTCACCATGCCCCGGCACGGTGAGGGTGCCATTCACGGGTTGCGGCCGCGAGGCGACCGACACCACGCAGCCACCGGCGAGCGTGGCAGCCACGGGAGCTGCCTCACCCCGTAGATGCGCGCTGTTCAGGTCGATCGTCGGGTGTCAAGACTCCGCCAGACCCGAGCACCGCCATAAACGCCAAGCGGATTCTTGACACCCGACGATCGACTTAAACAATCAAAAAGAGGGGTGAGGCAGTGGACCAACAGACAGCGACCCCACACCAGCGACCCGACGAAAGTCAGACCCTGACCAGGTGGTGGGCCAGCTCCTCATGGTGGTCGACGCGGGTGCCGTCGCCGTCCTCCGGGTGCGGGTCGACGTGCACGGTGGCGCGGGCGAGGCGGGGCAGGGCGTGCCGGAGCCGGTGTTCCGCGTCGACCGCGACCGCGTGCGCGTCGACGAGGCTCGCGCGGGGATCCGCGGTCAGCGTGGTCTCGAGGTGCAGGGCGTGGCCGACCCATCGCATCCGTACGTCGGTCACGTCGCGCACGCCTCCGGTCTCCGCGAGCGTGGCCTCGGCCTGGGTGACGAGCGCGGGGTCGACCGCGTCGAGCAGCCGGGAGAAGACCTCCTTGGCGGCGTCCTTCAGGACGAACGCGATCATGACCGTGATGCCAAGGCCGATGATCGGGTCGGCGTAAGGGATGCGCAACCAGGTGCCGATCGCGGCGCCGACGACAACCAGACTCGTCAGCGCGTCGGTGCGCGCGTGCAGACCGTCCGCGACCAGCGCCGCCGAACCGATCTGGCGACCGACACGTATCCGGTACCGCGCGACGAGCTCGTTGCCGAGGAAGCCCACGACACCGGCGATCGCGACCAGCACCAGCTGGTGGACCTCCTGCGGGTCGACGAGTCGCCTCACCGCTTCGTAGCCCGCGGCGAAGGACGACAACGCGATCAGGATGACGATCACGATGCCGGCCAGGTCCTCGGTACGGCCGAGGCCGTACGTGAACCGGCGGGTCACCGCACGCCGCCCGAGCAGGAACGCGACCGCGAGCGGCACCGCCGTCAGCGCGTCCGCGACGTTGTGCAGCGTGTCACCGAGTAGAGCCACCGAGCCCGAGAGCCCGACCACCACGGCCTGGAGCACCGCCGTCACCATCAATGCGGCGAACGAGAAGAGCAGCGCACGGATGCCGCGACTGCTGGCCTCCAGCGCGGAGTCGATCCGATCCGTCGAGTCGTGCGAGTGCGGCACGACGATGCGCCGCACCGCGGACCACAGCCGCCACATACCCTTGCCGGCACCATGACCGTGCGCGTGTCCGTGGCCGTGGTCGGTCGGTTGCGTGTCCTCCACCGGATCGGGGGTCATGCCGACCAGCTTAATTACACACCTAGTCAGATGTGAAGGTCTCGATGGAAGTCACTCCTGCGCATCCCGAGGGACATCCGCTGCCGGACGACCCGTCCGCCGAGCAGGTCGATGCCGCGACCGCGGTCTTCGGCATGCTCTCCGACGCCACGCGACTGCGCATCCTCTGGTCGTTACGCGACGGCGACGAGCTCGACGTCACCACGCTCGCCGGACAGGCGGGCGTCGGTCCCACCGCCGCGAGCCAGCACCTGCTGAAGCTGCGCCTCGCCGGCCTCGTCGCCACCCGCAAGGACGGCCGTCGCGTCTACTACCGCGCTCGCGGAGGCCACCTGCGGAGGCTGCTCACCGAGGCGCTGTTCCACACCGACCACCGCCTCTCCGGCGAGCCCGACCACGACTGACCGCGGCGCCGCGTCGCAGAGCAGGACACTAGCTCCGCGGTCGCAACCGCAGGCCGGCCATGCCACCGTCGACGGGCAACGCGACACCGGTCGTCGCGGACGCCCCGGGGCCGGCGAGGTACGCAATGGCCGCGGCGACCTCCTCGGCGGTGACGAGCCGACCGGTCGGCTGGCGGCCCTCGAGCGCGCGACGCTCGGCGTACGGATCGGCCGCGGCGTCGAGCAGGCGTCCGACCCACGGCGTGTCGACGGTGCCAGGCGTCACGCAGTTGACGCGGATGCCCTCGTGCACGTGGTCGGCGGCCATGGCCAGCGTGAGCGAGAGCACGGCCCCCTTGGACGCCGAGTACAGCGCGCGGCTCGGCAGCCCTGCCGTCGCCGCGATCGAGCAGGTGTTGACGATCGCCGCGCGAGCCGAGCGGCGCAGGTGCGGGAGCGCCGCCCTGGTGACCCGGACGATGCCGAGGACGTTGACGTCGAAGACCCGGCGCCACTCGTCGTCGTCGTTGTCCTCGACCGTTCCACGCGCTCCGATGCCCGCGTTGTTGACCAGGACGTCGATGCCGCCCAACCGGTCCGCGACGGCCTCGACTCCCTCGCGTACCGCGGCGTCGTCGGTGACGTCGGCGCACACCCCGAACGACCACTCCGGCGCGTCGACGTCGAGGCTCGCCACCCGCGCACCCCGCTTCTCGAGCAGCTCCGTCGTGGCGCGACCGATGCCCGAAGCGCCTCCGGTGACCAGTACGCGGAGCCCGTCGACGTCACTCACGAGGCCCTCCAGACCGGCCCACCGGGGAAGGTGTGCGCGGCGATCGACTCGGCACGGATCTCCGTCGACATGCCGGGTTCGGACGGCGCGACGTAGTGGCCGTCCTTCAGGACAACGGGGTCGGTGAAGTGCTCGTGCAGGTGGTCGACGTACTCGACCACCCGGTCGTCAGCGTCGCCGCTCACCGCGACGAAGTCGAACATCGCCAGGTGCTGCACCGCCTCGCACAGCCCGACGCCGCCGCCGTGCGGGCAGACGGGCACGCCGTACTTCGCCGCGAGCAGCAGGATCGCGACGTTCTCGGTGACACCCCCGACGCGACAGGCGTCGAGCTGCAGGACGTCGATCGCCCGCGCCTGCAGTAGCTGCTTGAACACGACGCGGTTCGCGACGTGCTCGCCGGTGGCGACCCGCACCGGTCGAACACCCTCGCGGATCGCCGCATGGCCGAGGATGTCGTCGGGCGACGTCGGTTCCTCGATCCACCACGGATCGTACGGTCGCAACGCGTCCATCCACGCGATCGCGTCGTGGACGTCCCATCGCTGGTTGGCGTCGACGGCGAGCCGCACGTCGGGCCCGACGGCCTCGCGCGCGAGGCGCATCCGGCGGATGTCGTCGCCGAGGTTCGCTCCCACCTTGAGCTTGACCAGCGTGAAGCCCTGCGCAACGGCCTCGCGCGACAGGCGGACGAGCTTGTCGTCGGAGTAGCCGAGCCAGCCGGGTGTCGTCGTGTAGGCGGGAACGCCCCCGGCGAGCAACCGCGCCTCGCGCTCGTCCCGTCCCGGCACCGCCGCACTCAGCAGCTCGCGCGCCTCGTCACGGGTGAGCGCGTCGGTGAGGTAGCGCCAGTCGACGAGGTCGACCACCTGGTCGGCGTCGAGGTCGGCGAGCAGCTTCCAGACGGGCTTACCCGCCACCTTGCCCGCCAGGTCGAAGGCCGCGTTCACGATCGCGCCCGCGGCCATGTGCACCGCGCCCTTCTCCGGACCCAGCCACCGCAGCTGACTGTCGTGGACGAGCCGTCTCGCGAACGTCCCGAGGTCGTCCGGGTCGAGCTCGCGGCCGACCACCAGCGGCGCGTGGGCGTCGATCGCGGCGACGCAGACCTCGTTCCCCCGACCGATCGTGAAGCAGAAGCCGTGGCCGTCGACGCCCTCGTCGGTGCGCAGGACGACGTACGCGACCGAGTAGTCCGGATCGGGGTTCATCGCGTCGGAGCCGTCCAGTTCCCGCGACGTGGGGAACCGCACGTCGACGGTCTCCACGGCGGTGATCCTCATGCCATGCCCCACTCTCGGCTCCGGAGTACTCAGACCACGTCACGGCGATCGTAGGCCAATCCTGACCAGGTCGACCTGCGGTCCATGATTGGTACGATCTCGCGCGGCATCGCCGCGTCGAAGGAGCCGCAGGCGAGCGAGGAAGCGGGCGCGTCCACCGATGAGCCGTGCCGTACGGGTCGACGAGCCGGGCCGGCTCCTCGTGATCGACGTCCCGGTGCGTCGCCGGGGCCGGGCGAGGCGTTGGTACGTGTCGCCTGGGCCGGCGTCTGCGGCTCCGACCGCGACCTGTTGGAGGGCACGCGCCCCGCGCCGTTCGTGCGCTACCCGATCGTGCCGGGACACGAGTGGTCCGGCACCGTGGCCGGCGTCGGCGACGGCGTCGACCGCGCGCTCACCGGGCCACCGATCCCCACCTGCTCGACGAGATCCCCGGCGACCGTCCCGTCCTGCTCGTCGCCGAGGGGCTGACGCCGTACCTCGGCGCCACCGACGGCGTCGCGATGCTGCGGCGCGTCGTCGAGCACTTTCCCGGCGGCGAGATGCTCTTCGACGGCTACAACCGCCTGGGCGTGGCGTGGCTGCGCGCCTCGCTGAAGGTCGGGCCGATCAAGGCACGGGGAGCGCACGTGGAGTGGGCCATCGACGACCCTCACGACCTCGAGAGGACAGTGCCCGGCCTGGTGTTCGACACCGAGTGGCCCTTCCCGAGCGAGACCGAGCTCCGCCGCCACTACGGGTCACTCGCGCGCCACGCCACCCATGCGTTCGCCAGGACCCCGCTCCGCCGCATGGGTCGGGGACTGCGCTACCACTTCGGCGCCGTCGACTAGACAACGGTGCAAGTCGGGCGCAATCGCCCCCCAGTCGGCATGCCCCAACCTCTCGACCCAGGAACCGATCCTGGGAGGTGCCGCATGCGCGACAGAGACCTGTAACCCCTTGGTCATTCCATGAGAAAGGTGACCGTATGCGCGACAGAGACATGTAACCACCGGTGCGGGGCACCGTCGACCTCACCCGGTCGGGGTGCCCCGCACGCCGGCTCACGTCGCGTCGAGGATCGGGATGAGCTGCTCCTCCTCGTAGGTCAGGTGACGCTCGAGCTCGTCGATCAGTCGCTCGACCTCGGGCAGCACCCGCTGCGTATCGACCCCCTCCGTGGAGACGAGCCCCTCCAGGTCGTCGAGGAGCGCCGCGATCTCCTCGTGCTCCCGCCGCAACCGGTCGATGGTCGGAGCGAGCTCGGGACGCTGCTCGGCGAGGGCGGGGAACATCCCGGCGTCCTCTCCCCTGTGGTGGAAGTGCAGGCCCTGGCAGACGGTCAGGCAGTTCATCCGGAGCTGGGTGCCCAGCCCGGCACCCGACGCGGCGAACTCCTTGCGGACCAGGGCGAGCTCCCGCCGGAACGCGTCGTGGATCATCGTGAGGCCCGCGCCGAACGACGACGCGTTCATCGCCGGCGGCCCGCTCGCGACCTCCACGAGGGCGACCACGGGGAGGACGCGCGCGGTCCTGGCCTGGTAGTCGCCCCAGCCGGGGTCGGCCTCGACCGCGCGGGCGAAGACGGTGTCGCGCTCCGCGCCCTCGAGAACGACGGCGCGTGCCTGGTAGCTGAAGACCCCGTTCTCGACCGTGACGCGAGGATCGGCCACGATGTTGTGGAACCAGGCCGGATGGTTCGGCGCACCGTTGGCCGACGCGATCACGAGGACGCGTTCGGCGCCGTCGGGCAGGTAGCCGAGCGGCACCGTGTGCGACGCACCGGTCCGCGCTCCCGTGGTCGTCAGCAGGAGCAGCCGGGCTCCCTCGAACCACCCACCGACCCGGCCCTCGTTGGCACGGAACTCCTCGATGACCTGTGCGTTGAAATCGATCGGCATTCTCTGTTCTTTTCTCCTTCGGAAGGGATAGGCCGCGACGGTTCGCGGGCAGCACGAAATCGCCACGGCTCGACGTACGAACGTGGCACAGCAATGAGATTCAGAAGCGCGAAAAAGGAAGAAGAAGAGTAAGAAGAGGCGGGCCTCTCGCCCGCCCGGCCGTCACCTCGCGGCCGGGTGACTCTCTCGTTCTTGGCCCATGGCCGACCCGGCAGTCACGGGCTCAAACCTAGCGGCACGACAGTGATGCGGCAACATCGGAATTCCTCCGGTCACAGCACGACCACGATGGTGGATAATCCCGGTAGCCATGAGCACACCCACAGGACCCGACGACCGCCTCAGGGCATTCGGCAACGAACTGGTCGAGGTCCACCTCTGGCTCCGCGAGGAGCTGGCCCGCCTCCGCGACGACGTCGACGCGTACGTCGAGGATGGTGCCGGGCGGCCGCGCATGCTGCGGGCGCACTGCCTGACGTTCTGCGAAGCGATACGCCGGCACCACACCGGCGAGGACGCCGACGCGTTCACCGCGCTCCTGAGCCGGTTCCCCGAGCTGGGCGACGTCATCGAGCAGCTGCGGCACGACCACGAGGCGGTCACCGGCATGCTGGGCAACCTGGAGAGTCTCCTCGCCCGACTGGACACCGGGCCGGCTCAAGACGAACGCGTCCGCGACGAGCTCGACGGCATCTCCGCCTTGCTGGAGTCGCACTTCCGCTACGAGGAGAAGCGGGTCGTCGCGGCGCTCAACGCGCTCGACGCGCCGCGCTGGAGGGAGTCGATGCCCGACTTCCTCCGACGCGACGCGCCGGCCGCCGACTCGCTTCCGTGAGCCTCAGCGCACGGTCTTGCGGTTGTACATCGACCGTGACCAGAGGTACGAGGCCAGGGCGATCGCGACGCACCAGGCCACCGCGACGACGGCGCTGTTGCCGATCGGGGTGCCGAGCAGCAGCCCACGAATGG includes:
- a CDS encoding SDR family oxidoreductase, encoding MSDVDGLRVLVTGGASGIGRATTELLEKRGARVASLDVDAPEWSFGVCADVTDDAAVREGVEAVADRLGGIDVLVNNAGIGARGTVEDNDDDEWRRVFDVNVLGIVRVTRAALPHLRRSARAAIVNTCSIAATAGLPSRALYSASKGAVLSLTLAMAADHVHEGIRVNCVTPGTVDTPWVGRLLDAAADPYAERRALEGRQPTGRLVTAEEVAAAIAYLAGPGASATTGVALPVDGGMAGLRLRPRS
- a CDS encoding cation diffusion facilitator family transporter, with amino-acid sequence MWRLWSAVRRIVVPHSHDSTDRIDSALEASSRGIRALLFSFAALMVTAVLQAVVVGLSGSVALLGDTLHNVADALTAVPLAVAFLLGRRAVTRRFTYGLGRTEDLAGIVIVILIALSSFAAGYEAVRRLVDPQEVHQLVLVAIAGVVGFLGNELVARYRIRVGRQIGSAALVADGLHARTDALTSLVVVGAAIGTWLRIPYADPIIGLGITVMIAFVLKDAAKEVFSRLLDAVDPALVTQAEATLAETGGVRDVTDVRMRWVGHALHLETTLTADPRASLVDAHAVAVDAEHRLRHALPRLARATVHVDPHPEDGDGTRVDHHEELAHHLVRV
- a CDS encoding hemerythrin domain-containing protein, with amino-acid sequence MSTPTGPDDRLRAFGNELVEVHLWLREELARLRDDVDAYVEDGAGRPRMLRAHCLTFCEAIRRHHTGEDADAFTALLSRFPELGDVIEQLRHDHEAVTGMLGNLESLLARLDTGPAQDERVRDELDGISALLESHFRYEEKRVVAALNALDAPRWRESMPDFLRRDAPAADSLP
- a CDS encoding nitroreductase family deazaflavin-dependent oxidoreductase, whose product is MPIDFNAQVIEEFRANEGRVGGWFEGARLLLLTTTGARTGASHTVPLGYLPDGAERVLVIASANGAPNHPAWFHNIVADPRVTVENGVFSYQARAVVLEGAERDTVFARAVEADPGWGDYQARTARVLPVVALVEVASGPPAMNASSFGAGLTMIHDAFRRELALVRKEFAASGAGLGTQLRMNCLTVCQGLHFHHRGEDAGMFPALAEQRPELAPTIDRLRREHEEIAALLDDLEGLVSTEGVDTQRVLPEVERLIDELERHLTYEEEQLIPILDAT
- a CDS encoding metalloregulator ArsR/SmtB family transcription factor, coding for MEVTPAHPEGHPLPDDPSAEQVDAATAVFGMLSDATRLRILWSLRDGDELDVTTLAGQAGVGPTAASQHLLKLRLAGLVATRKDGRRVYYRARGGHLRRLLTEALFHTDHRLSGEPDHD
- a CDS encoding alcohol dehydrogenase catalytic domain-containing protein encodes the protein MIGTISRGIAASKEPQASEEAGASTDEPCRTGRRAGPAPRDRRPGASPGPGEALVRVAWAGVCGSDRDLLEGTRPAPFVRYPIVPGHEWSGTVAGVGDGVDRALTGPPIPTCSTRSPATVPSCSSPRG
- a CDS encoding fuconate dehydratase; its protein translation is MRITAVETVDVRFPTSRELDGSDAMNPDPDYSVAYVVLRTDEGVDGHGFCFTIGRGNEVCVAAIDAHAPLVVGRELDPDDLGTFARRLVHDSQLRWLGPEKGAVHMAAGAIVNAAFDLAGKVAGKPVWKLLADLDADQVVDLVDWRYLTDALTRDEARELLSAAVPGRDEREARLLAGGVPAYTTTPGWLGYSDDKLVRLSREAVAQGFTLVKLKVGANLGDDIRRMRLAREAVGPDVRLAVDANQRWDVHDAIAWMDALRPYDPWWIEEPTSPDDILGHAAIREGVRPVRVATGEHVANRVVFKQLLQARAIDVLQLDACRVGGVTENVAILLLAAKYGVPVCPHGGGVGLCEAVQHLAMFDFVAVSGDADDRVVEYVDHLHEHFTDPVVLKDGHYVAPSEPGMSTEIRAESIAAHTFPGGPVWRAS